One stretch of Podospora bellae-mahoneyi strain CBS 112042 chromosome 2, whole genome shotgun sequence DNA includes these proteins:
- a CDS encoding hypothetical protein (EggNog:ENOG503NYDB; COG:S) — protein sequence MAESTKSGMSGVSSSSTASKPVDDDRFTFESVLDDSSHIEADSIADFREEFGRTYHSYRAGSYYFPNDPTEAERMDEQYEIIKVIMDGRLHLAPFTREKYPRKVLDIATGTGLWAIEMGDEYPDAEIVGTDLSPIQPPFVPPNVRFFVEDSDYPPSEFDLIHTRVTIGCWADMKKEIIARAFHHLKPGGWLECQEVPGMPHCDDGTMPPDYDWLKWTLELYNSSRLANRQVDVGEQLKDWMREVGFVDVHEAVFKIPLNGWPKDTRLKHVGMLWQRNLLDGLQGFSLGFFSKHLGKTQEEIEVSLVDVRRSLFNRKIHAYHKLYVVYGRKPEGAATAPEAEAGGDTGEK from the exons ATGGCTGAGTCTACCAAGTCTGGCATGTCTGGAGTGTCATCCTCTAGCACGGCCTCAAAGCCTGTCGATGACGACAGGTTCACCTTTGAGTCTGTCCTCGACGACTCATCACACATCGAGGCCGAT TCCATAGCCGACTTCCGAGAGGAGTTTGGCAGGACATATCATTCCTACCGTGCCGGCT CATACTACTTCCCCAATGACCCCACGGAAGCAGAGCGAATGGACGAGCAGTACGAGATCATCAAGGTCATCATGGATGGGCGGCTTCATCTGGCGCCGTTTACCCGTGAAAAGTACCCGCGGAAGGTGCTCGACATCGCCACAGGGACTGGGCTTTGGGCCATTGAGATGGGGGACGAGTACCCGGATGCTGAGATAGTAGGAACGGACCTCTCGCCGATTCAACCGCCGTTTGTGCCACCGAACGTGAGGTTCTTTGTGGAGGATTC GGACTACCCCCCCTCAGAATTCGACCTCATCCACACCCGCGTCACAATCGGCTGCTGGGCCGACATGAAGAAGGAAATCATCGCCCGcgccttccaccacctcaaaccAGGCGGCTGGCTCGAGTGTCAAGAAGTCCCCGGCATGCCCCACTGCGACGACGGGACCATGCCCCCGGACTACGACTGGCTCAAGTGGACCCTCGAGCTCTACAATAGCTCCCGCCTCGCCAACCGCCAGGTCGACGTCGGGGAGCAGCTCAAGGACTGGATGAGGGAAGTCGGCTTTGTCGACGTCCACGAGGCCGTGTTCAAGATCCCGCTCAACGGCTGGCCAAAGGACACGAGACTCAAACACGTGGGGATGCTGTGGCAGAGGAACTTGCTGGATGGCTTGCAGGGTTTCAGTCTGGGGTTTTTTAGCAAGCATTTGGGGAAGAcgcaggaggagattgag GTCTCCCTCGTGGACGTAAGGAGGAGTCTCTTCAACAGAAAGATCCACGCTTACCACAAGCTCTACGTGGTCTACGGAAGGAAACCGGAGGGCGCCGCCACCGCGCCAGAAGCtgaggcaggaggagacaCAGGCGAAAAATAG